The following are from one region of the Methanomassiliicoccales archaeon LGM-DZ1 genome:
- a CDS encoding tetratricopeptide repeat protein, translated as MKNADQELSEGVKYITEGDHRRAGRIFRRLARRNVAEAMFNLGLMYYDGNGVKQDYAKAAKWYTKAAAGGMDTARLNLAIMYLYGEGVKQDRKKAFDLMQEAADHGYDRAEAQLGIMYENGYGTEKDTAMAKAWYRSAVQQGLPEAALLLAELILQEEKGPARGEAAELLSKAAEDGFGPAQERLGLLYYSGDTVPRDLSKAFELFTRAADQDLPDAQYFLACMYSDGEAVPIDEAKAFELFSRAADNGNTDAQFNVGVAYETGVGVGIDYGKAISWYWMAAIGGSSDAVCNLGDMYENGRGIGKDYEVAKKLYGIASEHGSSLATCSLGDMYRLGEGVEKSPETAERYYRQSAEQGCPEAVEELRKMGKDVSMYGKEVRERTEAQRGRSKST; from the coding sequence ATGAAGAACGCCGACCAGGAGCTGTCCGAGGGTGTGAAGTACATCACGGAAGGCGATCACCGCAGAGCAGGGCGCATCTTCAGGAGGCTGGCCCGCCGCAACGTGGCGGAGGCCATGTTCAACCTCGGCCTGATGTACTATGATGGCAACGGGGTGAAGCAGGATTACGCGAAGGCCGCCAAGTGGTACACGAAGGCCGCGGCCGGAGGGATGGACACTGCGAGGCTGAACCTGGCCATCATGTACCTCTACGGCGAAGGCGTCAAGCAGGACCGGAAGAAGGCCTTCGACCTGATGCAGGAAGCGGCCGACCACGGCTACGACCGCGCCGAGGCCCAGCTGGGGATCATGTACGAGAACGGCTACGGGACCGAGAAGGACACCGCGATGGCCAAGGCCTGGTACAGGTCCGCTGTCCAGCAGGGCCTCCCGGAGGCCGCCCTGCTGCTCGCCGAGCTCATACTGCAGGAGGAGAAGGGGCCTGCCCGCGGAGAGGCCGCCGAGCTCCTCAGCAAGGCCGCGGAGGATGGGTTCGGCCCCGCCCAGGAACGTCTGGGACTGCTGTATTATTCGGGGGACACCGTCCCGCGCGACCTGTCCAAGGCGTTCGAGCTCTTCACGAGGGCAGCGGATCAGGACCTGCCTGATGCGCAGTATTTCCTGGCCTGCATGTACTCCGACGGGGAGGCCGTCCCGATCGACGAGGCCAAGGCGTTCGAGCTGTTCAGCAGGGCCGCCGACAACGGCAACACCGACGCTCAGTTCAACGTCGGGGTGGCCTACGAGACGGGCGTCGGCGTCGGGATAGACTACGGCAAGGCCATCTCATGGTATTGGATGGCCGCCATCGGAGGGAGCAGCGACGCCGTCTGCAACCTCGGCGACATGTACGAGAACGGCCGGGGCATCGGGAAGGACTACGAAGTCGCCAAGAAGCTGTACGGCATCGCCTCCGAGCACGGAAGCAGTCTCGCCACCTGCAGCCTGGGCGACATGTACCGCCTGGGGGAGGGCGTGGAGAAGTCCCCGGAGACTGCGGAGAGGTACTACCGCCAATCGGCCGAGCAGGGCTGCCCGGAGGCGGTCGAGGAGCTTAGGAAGATGGGGAAGGACGTCTCCATGTACGGTAAGGAGGTAAGAGAACGAACGGAGGCACAGCGAGGAAGATCGAAGAGCACCTGA
- a CDS encoding galactose mutarotase gives MISPFGMTSEGPADKIDLEAGEVSCSVITYGAALQSLTVPDREGFYTDVALGYQTASEYESRHGRMGAVIGRFANRIADGRFPFEGRTVELSKNRGPDHIHGGFRGFDRRIWHIDESGEDHAVLSIRSADGEEGYPGNLEASVRYTVSEEGLRIDYLAHSDADTVCSLTNHSYFNLAGQGNGDVSGHTLRIGASRYLPSGDRSLPTGEIVAVDGTPMDFREPRSLGARLRKYGGYDCCYLLDGEDAAEVSCGDTGITMKLRTDLPALQFYTAEGLKPCTGKDGASYGRRSGLCLETEFCPDSPNHGNFPSCVLHAGEEYRHYALFSFR, from the coding sequence ATGATCTCCCCCTTCGGGATGACCTCCGAGGGCCCCGCGGACAAGATCGACCTGGAGGCCGGGGAGGTCTCCTGCTCAGTCATCACCTACGGGGCCGCCCTGCAGTCGCTGACCGTCCCCGACCGCGAGGGCTTCTACACCGACGTCGCCCTGGGGTACCAGACGGCCTCCGAATACGAGAGCAGGCACGGCCGGATGGGGGCTGTGATCGGAAGGTTCGCCAACCGCATCGCTGACGGCAGGTTCCCCTTCGAAGGGAGGACCGTGGAGCTCTCGAAGAACCGCGGCCCGGACCACATCCACGGCGGATTCAGGGGATTCGACAGGAGGATCTGGCACATCGATGAGTCGGGAGAGGATCACGCCGTCCTTTCGATAAGGAGCGCGGACGGGGAGGAGGGCTACCCGGGGAACCTGGAGGCCTCGGTCCGCTACACCGTCTCCGAGGAAGGGCTCAGGATCGACTATCTGGCACATTCCGATGCCGACACCGTCTGCTCGCTGACCAACCATTCCTACTTCAACCTCGCGGGCCAGGGGAACGGCGATGTCTCGGGCCACACGCTGAGGATCGGCGCCTCCCGCTACCTCCCGTCCGGCGACCGCTCGCTCCCCACCGGGGAGATCGTCGCCGTGGACGGAACGCCCATGGACTTCCGGGAGCCCCGCTCGCTGGGGGCCAGGCTCCGCAAGTACGGGGGCTACGACTGCTGCTACCTCCTGGACGGGGAGGATGCGGCCGAGGTCTCCTGCGGCGACACCGGGATAACGATGAAGCTGAGGACGGACCTCCCGGCGCTGCAGTTCTACACGGCCGAGGGGCTGAAGCCCTGCACCGGGAAGGACGGGGCCTCCTACGGGAGACGCAGCGGCCTCTGCCTGGAGACCGAGTTCTGCCCAGACTCCCCCAACCACGGGAACTTCCCCTCCTGCGTCCTGCATGCGGGCGAGGAGTACCGCCACTACGCCCTCTTCTCCTTCAGATGA
- a CDS encoding suppressor of fused domain protein codes for MLIYAPDRKYDFWKICTVGASDYKMPKREGVRYGETASFHNEYMMFVPPGIDFSEGKNGWHWYAEYLWRAASFAQLNKTGVVATDILDFKDRTQPMSAVTLLFPEAIENTDILQLRLGLGKTITFLQVMPVTASEADLGDVLYERFYPHDGVRPQMFLARRGA; via the coding sequence ATGCTCATCTACGCCCCGGACCGGAAGTATGATTTCTGGAAGATCTGCACCGTCGGCGCCTCCGATTACAAGATGCCGAAGCGCGAAGGCGTGCGCTACGGGGAGACCGCGAGCTTCCACAATGAGTACATGATGTTCGTCCCCCCGGGCATCGACTTCAGCGAGGGGAAGAACGGCTGGCACTGGTACGCCGAATACCTGTGGAGGGCGGCCTCGTTCGCGCAGCTCAACAAGACCGGCGTGGTCGCCACCGACATCCTCGACTTCAAGGACCGCACCCAGCCCATGAGCGCCGTCACCCTGCTGTTCCCGGAGGCCATCGAGAACACCGATATCCTCCAGCTGCGGCTGGGCCTCGGGAAGACGATCACGTTCCTGCAGGTGATGCCTGTGACCGCCTCCGAGGCCGACCTCGGGGACGTCCTCTACGAGAGGTTCTACCCCCACGACGGCGTCCGCCCGCAGATGTTCCTGGCCAGGAGAGGCGCATGA
- a CDS encoding AAA family ATPase, with protein sequence MLIRFWVENYRCFRGRAKLDFTDKKNYRFGKMYVRGDLLGKIVLIGNNGSGKSSFGYALCDIITTLTGLDNNVGQKDPDCFINGYGTSDRAVFHYEFAFGGSTAVYEYSRKSPSLLASEMYSVNGRTVFDYDLDDPSGNSFSLASIGAGNVSTEGLDGSESLLRRVLDRSLSRDDVTEGMRETARSSMYYMAMWKHDFHLGLTGTENDNEEYIISNGLVGDFRSFLRDVCAIEADLVSDGGRLYIVKGSKRLPFFETASRGTALICRLYCWWKRSRGRGGFVFLDDFDDLFDYRTSDSFIERIIAGNKTQCIFVTHNPEIIAGEDVRPDCCFLLKDGELRSLASLTDKSIRRGNNLLKMLREGEFDKS encoded by the coding sequence ATGCTGATCAGGTTCTGGGTCGAGAACTACCGCTGCTTCCGCGGGAGGGCGAAGCTCGACTTCACCGACAAGAAGAACTACCGTTTCGGGAAGATGTACGTCCGTGGCGACCTTCTCGGGAAGATAGTGCTCATCGGCAACAACGGGTCCGGGAAATCGAGCTTCGGGTATGCCCTCTGCGACATCATAACCACCCTGACGGGACTCGACAATAATGTCGGGCAGAAGGACCCGGACTGCTTCATCAACGGCTACGGAACGTCAGACCGGGCGGTCTTCCATTACGAGTTCGCCTTCGGCGGGTCCACCGCGGTCTATGAATATTCGAGGAAATCCCCGTCGCTCCTGGCCTCCGAGATGTACTCTGTGAACGGGAGGACGGTCTTCGATTACGATCTCGACGACCCTTCGGGCAATTCGTTCAGCCTGGCGTCGATCGGGGCCGGGAACGTGAGCACCGAGGGCCTGGACGGCTCCGAGTCCCTGCTCAGGAGGGTCCTGGACCGTTCCCTCAGCAGGGACGATGTCACCGAGGGGATGCGCGAGACCGCCCGGAGCTCGATGTACTACATGGCCATGTGGAAGCACGACTTCCACCTCGGCCTCACCGGCACCGAGAACGACAACGAGGAGTACATCATCTCCAACGGCCTCGTCGGGGACTTCCGGTCGTTCCTCAGGGACGTGTGCGCCATAGAGGCCGACCTCGTCTCCGACGGAGGGAGGCTGTACATCGTCAAAGGCAGCAAGAGGCTGCCGTTCTTCGAGACGGCGTCCCGCGGGACCGCCCTGATCTGCCGCCTGTACTGCTGGTGGAAACGCTCCCGCGGGCGCGGGGGCTTCGTCTTCCTCGACGATTTCGACGACCTGTTCGATTACCGCACATCCGACAGCTTCATCGAGAGGATAATCGCCGGCAACAAGACCCAGTGCATATTCGTCACCCACAACCCCGAGATAATCGCCGGCGAGGACGTCCGCCCCGACTGCTGCTTCCTGCTCAAGGACGGGGAGCTCAGATCGCTCGCCAGCCTCACCGACAAGAGCATCCGCAGGGGGAACAACCTCCTGAAGATGCTCAGGGAAGGCGAGTTCGACAAATCATGA
- a CDS encoding ABC transporter ATP-binding protein translates to MIFRYLGKGGWALIAVLACLIMGQAYLDISIPGYMNDMTDAIQEQVVSGDTSNSAVTENGIKMVSAALLSLILAVLSSTVAARIGASLGSTLRRLEFAKVQSFSEEDMNTFSAASLATRSTNDVYQLMQFTARGLTLMIKAPLTAAFAIVMISGKHWEWTAATAAAVAVLICVTVFTTYFIVPRFKRIQWLTDGVNRAAREELEGLRTIRAYGTEAVQREKLDRASDELLDNNLSVVHAMAPMHPIFSSVSNFLTLAIYWIGAGIIASSSGTAAKMSEFSDMVVFTSYASQIISAFMMMNGVVRMFPRAMVASRRVEEVIDHEPSVKDGPRESGEPGKEGTVEFRHVTFTYPGSDTAALSDVSFSVGKGETIAFIGPTGSGKSSIARLIPRLYDPDSGQVLVDGTDVREFRQTALHSRIGYVPQDAVIFTGTIRENVGYGGNGGERSEAEIREALDIAQASEFVSASPDGLDTRISQYGRNISGGQKQRVCIARAVCMRPEIYVFDDSFSALDFKTDLALRESLRKSTEGATRIIIAQRVGTIMDADRIAVVDGGRIVGLGTHDQLMQSCPIYRSIAESQLAGGS, encoded by the coding sequence ATGATTTTCAGATACCTGGGGAAAGGAGGGTGGGCCCTCATCGCCGTCCTGGCATGCCTGATAATGGGGCAGGCGTACCTGGACATCAGCATCCCCGGCTACATGAACGACATGACCGACGCCATCCAGGAGCAGGTGGTGTCCGGGGACACCTCGAACTCCGCCGTCACCGAGAACGGCATCAAGATGGTCTCCGCCGCCCTCCTCAGCCTGATCCTGGCCGTCCTCTCCTCCACCGTCGCGGCCCGCATCGGCGCATCCCTGGGAAGCACGCTCCGCCGTCTGGAGTTCGCCAAGGTGCAGTCCTTCTCCGAGGAGGACATGAACACCTTCTCGGCCGCCAGCCTGGCCACCCGCTCGACCAATGATGTCTACCAGCTGATGCAGTTCACGGCCAGGGGCCTGACCCTGATGATAAAAGCGCCGCTAACCGCGGCCTTCGCCATCGTGATGATCTCCGGCAAGCACTGGGAATGGACGGCCGCCACCGCCGCCGCGGTCGCCGTCCTGATCTGCGTCACTGTCTTCACCACGTACTTCATAGTGCCCAGGTTCAAGAGGATCCAGTGGCTCACCGACGGGGTCAACCGGGCCGCCAGGGAAGAGCTGGAGGGCCTGCGCACCATACGCGCCTACGGTACGGAGGCCGTCCAGAGGGAGAAGCTGGACAGGGCCAGCGACGAGCTCCTGGACAACAACCTCTCCGTCGTCCATGCGATGGCCCCGATGCACCCGATATTCAGCTCGGTCAGCAACTTCCTGACCCTGGCCATCTACTGGATCGGAGCAGGGATAATCGCATCGTCGTCCGGCACGGCGGCCAAGATGTCCGAGTTCTCCGACATGGTGGTCTTCACCTCCTACGCATCGCAGATCATCTCGGCGTTCATGATGATGAACGGCGTGGTCAGGATGTTCCCCCGCGCCATGGTGGCGTCCCGGCGCGTGGAGGAGGTCATCGACCACGAGCCCTCCGTGAAGGACGGGCCCAGGGAGTCCGGCGAGCCGGGGAAGGAGGGCACCGTCGAGTTCAGGCATGTCACCTTCACCTATCCCGGCTCCGATACGGCCGCCCTGAGCGATGTGAGCTTCTCCGTCGGGAAGGGGGAGACCATCGCCTTCATCGGCCCCACCGGGAGCGGGAAGAGCTCCATCGCGAGGCTCATCCCTCGCCTCTACGACCCTGATTCCGGGCAGGTGCTGGTGGACGGGACGGACGTCAGGGAGTTCCGGCAGACCGCCCTGCATTCCAGGATAGGCTACGTGCCCCAGGACGCCGTCATCTTCACCGGGACCATAAGGGAGAACGTCGGGTATGGGGGAAACGGCGGGGAGAGGTCCGAGGCGGAGATCCGCGAGGCGCTGGACATCGCGCAGGCGTCGGAGTTCGTCAGCGCCTCCCCCGACGGCCTCGATACCCGCATATCCCAGTACGGCAGGAACATCTCCGGCGGGCAGAAGCAGAGGGTCTGCATCGCCAGGGCCGTGTGCATGCGCCCGGAGATCTACGTCTTCGACGATTCCTTCTCGGCGCTCGATTTCAAGACGGACCTAGCTCTGCGCGAATCCCTCCGGAAGAGCACCGAGGGGGCCACCCGCATCATCATCGCGCAGAGAGTGGGGACCATCATGGACGCGGACCGCATCGCCGTGGTGGACGGCGGGAGGATCGTGGGCCTCGGCACCCATGACCAGCTGATGCAATCCTGCCCCATCTACAGGAGCATAGCCGAATCGCAGCTCGCAGGAGGGTCCTGA
- a CDS encoding ABC transporter ATP-binding protein yields the protein MPGNPGSAPRWAASGERPKNIRGTLRRLIGYMGDYRREVYAGIAFSVLSTIFSLIGPQYLEAITDEISGAVLGGRDIDSDFIAGTAFFLLAVYALSMLFMTASDYLIPAASEKIANLVRRDLSRKINTVPLNYYDGRTTGDVMSLMTNDADIIGNQSADCITQAVSSVTIAVGAVIMMLYTDWKLAALSALPTAAGLLFMLFIIRHSGKYFSRQSRDLGLINGIVDENYYGHEIVRTYNGEAGATERFAEVDRDLFRSSFLARTMGGTMPAAINFASNISYVAVCVFGSMLVVEGEIGYGVVVAFIVYSGMLSRPLMMLSESLTSMQSVSASADRIFAFLDTPDMPDESSKTARPGKVRGEVEFDGLRFSYVPGREVIRGLNISVRPGEKVAIVGPTGAGKTTLANLMLRFYDADSGDIRIDGVSIYDMKREDVRSLFCMVLQDSWVFDGTIMENVAYGCGGVSDSRLEEILGDVGLGPFLESHAGGLDAKIAASSLSSGQRQQISIARAMAKDAPLLILDEATSSVDTITERRIQDAMDHLMRGRTSFVIAHRLSTIVNSDIILVVRDGNIVEKGSHQELMALGGFYRSLYDSQFEGCD from the coding sequence ATGCCCGGGAATCCCGGCAGTGCGCCGAGATGGGCGGCCTCCGGCGAGAGACCGAAGAACATCAGGGGGACCCTGCGCCGGCTCATCGGCTACATGGGAGACTACCGCCGCGAGGTCTACGCGGGCATAGCGTTCTCGGTGCTGTCCACTATATTCTCCCTGATCGGGCCCCAGTACCTCGAGGCGATCACCGACGAGATCTCCGGCGCCGTGCTCGGGGGCAGGGACATCGACTCCGATTTCATCGCCGGCACCGCCTTCTTCCTGCTGGCCGTCTACGCCCTCTCGATGCTGTTCATGACCGCCAGCGACTACCTCATACCGGCGGCCTCTGAGAAGATAGCCAACCTGGTGAGGAGGGACCTGAGCAGGAAGATCAACACCGTCCCCCTGAACTACTATGACGGCCGCACGACCGGCGACGTCATGAGCCTGATGACCAACGACGCCGACATCATCGGGAACCAGAGCGCCGATTGCATAACCCAGGCGGTCTCTTCGGTGACGATCGCCGTCGGCGCGGTGATCATGATGCTGTACACCGACTGGAAGCTCGCCGCCCTCTCCGCCCTCCCCACGGCCGCCGGCCTGCTGTTCATGCTGTTCATCATCAGGCATTCCGGGAAGTACTTCAGCAGGCAGAGCAGGGACCTGGGCCTCATAAACGGCATCGTGGACGAGAACTACTACGGGCACGAGATCGTCCGCACCTACAACGGCGAGGCAGGCGCCACGGAGCGCTTCGCCGAGGTTGACAGGGACCTGTTCAGGAGCTCCTTCCTGGCCAGGACCATGGGCGGGACGATGCCGGCTGCCATCAACTTTGCCTCCAACATCTCGTACGTGGCGGTCTGCGTCTTCGGCTCGATGCTGGTCGTCGAGGGCGAGATCGGGTACGGGGTGGTGGTCGCCTTCATAGTCTATTCCGGCATGCTCTCGAGGCCTCTCATGATGCTGTCCGAATCGCTGACCTCGATGCAGTCCGTGTCCGCATCGGCGGACAGGATCTTCGCTTTCCTGGACACCCCCGACATGCCCGACGAGTCCTCCAAGACCGCCCGCCCCGGGAAGGTCAGGGGCGAGGTGGAGTTCGACGGCCTCAGGTTCTCGTACGTACCCGGGAGGGAGGTCATCCGCGGCCTGAACATCTCCGTGAGGCCGGGGGAGAAGGTGGCCATCGTCGGCCCGACGGGGGCCGGCAAGACCACTCTTGCGAACCTCATGCTGCGCTTCTACGACGCCGACAGCGGCGACATCAGGATAGACGGCGTCTCGATATACGACATGAAGCGCGAAGATGTGCGCTCCCTGTTCTGCATGGTCCTCCAGGACTCCTGGGTCTTCGACGGGACGATAATGGAGAACGTGGCCTACGGATGCGGCGGTGTATCGGATTCCCGCCTGGAGGAGATCCTCGGAGACGTCGGCCTGGGACCGTTCCTCGAGTCGCACGCCGGCGGCCTGGATGCGAAGATAGCTGCCTCATCGCTGTCCTCGGGCCAAAGGCAGCAGATATCCATCGCCAGGGCGATGGCCAAGGACGCGCCGCTGCTCATCCTCGACGAGGCCACCAGCTCGGTGGACACCATAACCGAGCGCAGGATACAGGATGCTATGGACCATCTGATGCGCGGGAGGACCTCGTTCGTCATCGCGCACCGCCTGTCGACCATCGTGAACTCCGATATCATCCTCGTGGTGAGGGACGGGAATATTGTGGAGAAGGGCAGCCATCAGGAGCTGATGGCCCTGGGCGGGTTCTACCGCAGCCTCTACGACAGCCAGTTCGAAGGGTGCGACTGA